The following are from one region of the Thiocapsa rosea genome:
- a CDS encoding YbaN family protein, with protein sequence MHGNIPEQDPLVASVSQGRRRVYNLLGWLCFGLGFLGMVLPLMPTTVFWICATWLWLRSSPKRVRFLVEHPRFGASIRGFLERGEMCRTGKTAAIGSMAISWSVWYGLATPGPALALTVAVILGLVALWLGTRPEGPKPQTQVRVSLDLNSFSRAPNPAKSRNPPT encoded by the coding sequence ATGCACGGCAACATCCCCGAGCAAGACCCTCTTGTCGCAAGCGTAAGCCAAGGCCGCCGACGGGTTTACAACCTGCTGGGCTGGCTGTGCTTCGGATTGGGCTTTCTGGGGATGGTGTTGCCGTTGATGCCGACGACGGTCTTCTGGATCTGCGCGACCTGGTTGTGGCTACGCAGCTCGCCCAAACGGGTGCGCTTCCTGGTCGAGCACCCGCGCTTCGGCGCATCGATCCGCGGCTTTCTGGAGCGCGGCGAGATGTGCCGGACCGGCAAGACCGCGGCCATCGGCAGCATGGCGATCAGTTGGTCGGTCTGGTACGGGCTTGCCACCCCGGGGCCTGCGCTTGCGCTGACCGTCGCGGTCATTCTGGGTTTGGTGGCGCTCTGGCTCGGAACACGTCCGGAAGGACCCAAACCGCAAACGCAGGTTCGCGTCAGCTTGGACCTCAACAGCTTCTCGCGCGCACCGAATCCCGCAAAATCCCGGAACCCGCCAACCTGA
- a CDS encoding oxidoreductase has product MSEAPADVGPTTQAFIKDSRRITPESTEEIRHITLQVADPAFQFVEGQSIGVVIPGPHPFGNAYHVRRYSIANARSVPIDTGVELDLLVRRCFYIDEVSGERYPGIASNYLCDAKPGASLTIGGPYLSPFKMPLDNRANLLMIGTGTGIAPFRAFAQLIYERRGDWKGQVRLYYGGRSGLDLMYTNDETTDLANYYDEKTFKAFRALGTRPLMSSSQALERGLTENADDALHLINEPDTHVFLSGLGKIAAVFDKVMAERVGSSEAWAAIKQKMIDEGRWSELIYD; this is encoded by the coding sequence ATGAGTGAAGCCCCGGCCGATGTGGGTCCGACGACTCAGGCGTTCATCAAGGATTCCAGACGCATCACACCCGAGAGCACCGAAGAGATTCGCCATATCACCCTTCAGGTCGCCGATCCGGCGTTTCAGTTCGTCGAAGGCCAAAGCATCGGCGTGGTGATTCCCGGGCCGCACCCGTTCGGCAATGCCTACCATGTCCGCCGTTATTCGATTGCCAACGCGCGCAGCGTTCCGATCGACACCGGGGTCGAACTCGATCTTTTGGTGCGTCGCTGCTTCTATATCGACGAGGTCAGCGGAGAACGCTATCCGGGTATCGCCTCGAACTATCTGTGCGATGCGAAGCCGGGTGCCTCCTTGACCATCGGCGGCCCCTATCTGAGTCCCTTCAAGATGCCGTTGGACAATCGCGCCAACCTGCTCATGATCGGGACCGGGACCGGCATTGCCCCGTTCCGAGCCTTCGCACAGCTGATCTACGAGCGGCGCGGCGATTGGAAGGGGCAGGTTCGGCTGTATTACGGCGGTCGCAGCGGCCTGGATCTCATGTACACCAACGACGAGACCACCGATCTCGCCAACTATTACGACGAGAAGACCTTCAAGGCGTTCCGTGCACTCGGTACGCGTCCCCTGATGTCGTCCTCGCAGGCATTGGAGCGCGGTCTGACCGAAAACGCCGATGATGCATTGCACCTCATCAACGAGCCCGACACGCATGTCTTCCTATCGGGATTGGGCAAGATTGCAGCGGTCTTCGATAAGGTGATGGCGGAGCGCGTCGGGTCATCCGAAGCCTGGGCGGCGATCAAGCAGAAGATGATCGACGAGGGACGTTGGTCCGAGCTGATTTATGATTGA